A DNA window from Sphingomonas profundi contains the following coding sequences:
- a CDS encoding bifunctional [glutamine synthetase] adenylyltransferase/[glutamine synthetase]-adenylyl-L-tyrosine phosphorylase: protein MAATMDARLTMAAAIDRARAHAPFLRRAMEQRPDILDRIAAGDLAGALAEGREADAPVARALRRERQALALTVALGDLAGLMPFEAVVAALSDFADRALDLAIRTAIAERAPDAEPRGFAALALGKHGSRELNYSSDIDPILIFDPDTLPRRAREEPVEAAVRIARRVVELLQSRDGDGYVLRVDLRLRPSPEATPLALPFDAAVAYYESSALPWERAAFIRARAAAGDVALGRRFLDAVRPFVWRRALDFGAVREVRAISRRIRDHHAQVQRLGPGYDLKKGRGGIREVEFFAQIHQLIHGGREPALRAPATLDALAALAAAGRVPAEEAAALGDAYQLYRTIEHRLQMVEDQQTHSLPRDPAALDNVAALHGLADGAALIALLRPHVERIGGIYDALDADQPGGLSHDPDLLEQALAAAGFADAGAARARIEGWRAGRMRALRTPAAMEALEAVLPRLMAALGTAPDPNGALNRFDDIVARLPSAINLFRLLEARPALARTVGDVLVHAPALAEALARQPALLDGLIDATAFDPPEPVPALTAAFAAGEAGDDYQALLDRIRQHVGERRFALGVQLIERASDPLAVAEGYARVAEAALGALGAATVAEFETAHGRVPGAELVVLALGRLGGGALTHASDLDLVYLFTGDHRAESDGRRPLGATQYFNRLGQRLTGALSVATASGPLYEVDTRLRPSGGQGLLAVSTESFARYQAESAWTWEHMALTRARPVFGSAAARAEVAAIVADTLRGPRDPAVLRADAVKMRGEMARHKPAAGPFDVKLVEGGLVDCEFAAHVLQLSTGTGLDPHLPRALAALADAGLAAAALPGAYALLVRMLVTLRLVAPGSAEPPAVARPLVARACGAADWDALRSYYEAARAVVSAEWARVAAGEELR from the coding sequence ATGGCGGCGACGATGGACGCCCGCCTTACCATGGCCGCCGCGATCGATCGCGCGAGAGCGCACGCGCCGTTCCTGCGGCGCGCGATGGAGCAGCGGCCGGACATCCTGGACCGGATCGCGGCGGGCGATCTGGCCGGCGCGCTGGCCGAAGGGCGCGAGGCGGACGCGCCCGTCGCGCGGGCGCTGCGGCGGGAGCGGCAGGCGCTGGCGCTGACGGTCGCGCTGGGCGACCTGGCCGGGCTGATGCCGTTCGAGGCGGTGGTGGCCGCCCTCTCCGACTTCGCCGACCGCGCGCTCGATCTGGCGATCCGCACCGCCATCGCCGAGCGGGCGCCGGATGCGGAGCCACGCGGTTTCGCCGCGCTGGCGCTGGGTAAGCATGGCAGCCGCGAGCTGAACTACTCCTCCGATATCGATCCGATCCTGATCTTCGATCCGGACACGCTGCCGCGCCGCGCGCGCGAGGAGCCGGTGGAGGCGGCGGTGCGCATCGCCCGGCGGGTGGTGGAACTGCTGCAGAGCCGCGACGGCGACGGCTACGTGCTGCGCGTCGACCTGCGGCTGCGGCCCTCGCCGGAAGCGACGCCGCTGGCGCTGCCGTTCGACGCGGCGGTGGCCTATTATGAATCCTCGGCGCTGCCGTGGGAGCGGGCGGCGTTCATCCGCGCGCGGGCGGCGGCCGGCGACGTGGCGCTGGGCCGGCGGTTCCTGGATGCGGTGCGGCCGTTCGTGTGGCGGCGGGCGCTCGATTTCGGCGCGGTGCGGGAGGTGCGGGCGATCTCCCGCCGGATTCGCGACCATCATGCGCAGGTGCAGCGGCTCGGCCCCGGATACGACCTGAAGAAGGGTCGCGGCGGCATCCGCGAGGTGGAGTTCTTCGCCCAGATCCACCAGCTGATCCACGGCGGGCGCGAACCGGCGCTGCGCGCGCCCGCCACCCTGGACGCGCTGGCGGCGCTGGCGGCGGCGGGGCGCGTGCCGGCGGAGGAAGCGGCGGCGCTGGGCGATGCCTACCAGCTCTATCGCACGATCGAGCACCGGCTGCAGATGGTGGAGGACCAGCAGACCCACAGCCTGCCGCGCGATCCGGCGGCGCTGGACAATGTCGCGGCGCTGCACGGGCTGGCGGACGGTGCGGCGCTGATCGCGCTGCTGCGGCCGCATGTGGAGCGGATCGGCGGCATCTACGATGCGCTAGACGCCGACCAGCCGGGCGGCCTCTCGCACGATCCCGACCTGCTGGAGCAGGCGCTGGCGGCGGCCGGCTTCGCCGATGCGGGCGCGGCGCGGGCGCGGATCGAGGGATGGCGCGCGGGCCGGATGCGGGCGCTGCGCACGCCGGCGGCGATGGAGGCGCTGGAGGCGGTGCTGCCGCGTTTGATGGCGGCGTTGGGCACGGCGCCCGACCCCAACGGCGCGCTGAACCGCTTCGACGACATCGTCGCGCGGCTGCCGAGCGCGATCAACCTGTTCCGCCTGCTGGAGGCGCGGCCCGCGCTGGCGCGCACGGTGGGCGACGTGCTGGTCCACGCGCCGGCGCTGGCCGAGGCGCTGGCGCGGCAACCGGCGCTGCTGGACGGGCTGATCGACGCCACCGCCTTCGATCCGCCGGAGCCGGTGCCGGCGCTGACGGCGGCCTTTGCCGCCGGCGAGGCGGGCGACGACTATCAGGCGCTGCTCGATCGCATCCGCCAGCATGTCGGCGAGCGGCGCTTCGCCCTGGGCGTGCAGCTGATCGAGCGGGCGAGCGACCCGCTGGCGGTGGCCGAGGGCTATGCGCGGGTGGCGGAGGCCGCGCTGGGTGCGCTCGGCGCCGCGACCGTCGCCGAGTTCGAGACGGCGCACGGCCGCGTGCCGGGGGCCGAGCTGGTGGTGCTGGCGCTCGGCCGGCTGGGCGGCGGCGCCCTGACCCACGCGTCCGACCTGGATCTCGTCTACCTGTTCACCGGCGACCACCGCGCGGAATCGGACGGTCGCCGGCCGCTGGGCGCCACCCAATATTTCAACCGCCTGGGCCAGCGGCTGACGGGCGCGCTGAGCGTGGCGACCGCATCCGGCCCGCTCTACGAGGTGGATACGCGGCTGCGCCCGTCCGGCGGGCAGGGGCTGCTGGCGGTATCGACCGAGAGCTTCGCGCGCTACCAAGCGGAGAGCGCCTGGACGTGGGAGCATATGGCGCTGACGCGGGCGCGGCCGGTGTTCGGATCGGCGGCGGCGCGGGCCGAGGTGGCGGCGATCGTGGCGGACACGCTGCGCGGGCCGCGCGACCCGGCCGTGCTGCGCGCCGATGCGGTGAAGATGCGCGGCGAGATGGCGCGGCACAAGCCGGCGGCCGGGCCGTTCGACGTGAAGCTCGTGGAAGGCGGGCTGGTGGACTGCGAGTTCGCCGCGCACGTGCTGCAGCTCTCGACCGGCACCGGGCTGGACCCGCATCTGCCGCGCGCACTGGCGGCGCTGGCGGATGCCGGGCTGGCGGCGGCGGCGCTGCCCGGCGCCTATGCGCTGCTGGTGCGGATGCTGGTGACGCTGCGGCTGGTGGCGCCCGGATCCGCAGAGCCGCCGGCGGTGGCGCGGCCGCTGGTCGCGCGGGCCTGCGGTGCAGCGGATTGGGACGCGCTGCGTTCGTACTACGAGGCGGCGCGCGCCGTCGTCTCGGCCGAGTGGGCACGGGTGGCGGCCGGTGAGGAACTGCGATGA
- a CDS encoding MBL fold metallo-hydrolase encodes MKPALRRLGAILYWLLIGVLLVPVVAPPFLDRIYYRGPVSDHFDGTRFFNPDGEAGWNGGGLPIGRMLRFMTGAGRTPWPASVAVRQMKPEQFADDLPPGWVCLPPPVYTALSPLQLKDLTLRVTWIGHATTLVQSGDFSILTDPVWSDRTGPFGRGPKRVRAPGIRLDDLPKIDLVLISHNHYDHLDLPTLRRLWLRDRPLIVTSLGNDAILREAGISSVARDWGQRVRVSHRVNYCGGFANMPIDVIVLPVHHWGSRWFADRNRALWSGFRVGLPGGDIVFAGDTGFGDGRWIDRMAAGGPIRLAILPIGAYKPAELMRRNHIGPAEAVEVFRRLRARNALAIHWGTFQLADEGLNEAPLLLADTLRRRSIPAGRFRALEPGVAWDVPPLP; translated from the coding sequence GTGAAACCCGCTCTCCGTCGCCTTGGCGCGATCCTCTACTGGCTGCTGATCGGCGTGCTGCTGGTGCCGGTGGTGGCGCCCCCGTTCCTCGACCGCATCTATTATCGCGGGCCGGTGTCCGACCATTTCGACGGCACCCGCTTCTTCAACCCGGACGGCGAGGCGGGGTGGAACGGCGGCGGCTTGCCCATAGGGCGGATGCTGCGCTTCATGACCGGCGCGGGGCGCACGCCGTGGCCAGCGAGCGTGGCGGTGCGGCAGATGAAGCCGGAGCAATTTGCAGATGACCTGCCTCCAGGATGGGTCTGCCTGCCCCCTCCCGTTTATACCGCTTTGTCACCCCTACAATTGAAAGACCTGACGCTCCGCGTGACGTGGATCGGCCATGCTACGACGCTCGTACAAAGCGGCGACTTTAGCATCCTGACGGACCCGGTCTGGTCCGATCGCACCGGGCCGTTCGGGCGCGGGCCAAAGCGCGTGCGTGCGCCCGGAATTCGATTGGACGACCTGCCCAAGATCGATCTCGTTCTCATCAGCCACAATCATTACGACCATCTAGACCTGCCGACGCTTCGCCGGCTGTGGCTACGGGATCGACCGCTGATCGTAACCAGCCTCGGCAATGACGCCATCCTGCGCGAGGCGGGTATCTCGTCCGTGGCGCGCGATTGGGGTCAGCGTGTGCGCGTCAGCCACCGCGTGAACTATTGCGGTGGTTTCGCCAACATGCCGATCGACGTCATCGTCCTGCCCGTCCACCATTGGGGATCGCGCTGGTTCGCCGATCGCAACCGGGCGCTCTGGTCCGGCTTTCGCGTCGGCCTGCCCGGCGGGGACATCGTGTTCGCCGGCGATACCGGCTTCGGCGACGGCAGGTGGATCGACCGGATGGCGGCGGGCGGGCCGATCCGCCTCGCGATCCTGCCGATCGGCGCCTACAAGCCGGCCGAGCTGATGCGGCGCAACCATATCGGGCCGGCAGAAGCGGTGGAGGTGTTCCGGCGGCTGAGGGCGCGGAACGCGCTGGCGATCCACTGGGGCACCTTCCAGCTGGCCGACGAGGGCTTGAACGAAGCGCCGCTACTGCTGGCGGACACGTTGCGCCGGCGGAGTATCCCGGCCGGCCGGTTCCGCGCACTCGAGCCGGGCGTCGCCTGGGACGTGCCACCGTTGCCTTGA